The following are encoded together in the Capsulimonas corticalis genome:
- a CDS encoding ROK family protein: MTDQDPRYAIGVDVGGTRTKIGLVDLDRGVVDALSVEPTVKKDGPAFLDSLRRGIATVTATRGVRPSGVGIAVPGFVDTERRRISDVWDDLDYLNADGFPARAAEVLGLPCFWDNDARCAGLGESRYGAGAGARRLLALTLGTGVGFAFLIDGQFPELSPVTHLGAHFPLRSDGPECWCGLQGCFEALVSSSGLLERIPPALRPRSSSEIFAAALESPPITQAVKEYLDDLRLGLEIFARTLAPDVIVLGGGVSHRLGHYLNDLQITIQPYAGYQAVTRISELQESAGVIGAAALTAG; this comes from the coding sequence ATGACCGACCAGGACCCGCGATACGCCATTGGCGTGGATGTCGGCGGCACGCGCACGAAAATCGGCCTGGTCGATCTGGATCGCGGCGTGGTGGACGCCCTGTCCGTCGAGCCGACCGTCAAAAAAGACGGCCCGGCGTTTTTGGACAGTCTGCGGCGCGGGATCGCAACAGTAACCGCGACGCGCGGCGTACGCCCCTCCGGAGTCGGCATCGCGGTTCCAGGATTCGTGGATACGGAACGCCGCCGTATTTCTGACGTATGGGACGATCTCGATTATCTGAACGCGGACGGCTTTCCCGCGCGTGCCGCCGAGGTCCTGGGCTTGCCATGCTTCTGGGACAACGACGCCCGCTGCGCCGGCCTGGGTGAATCGCGTTACGGCGCGGGCGCCGGCGCGCGGAGGCTTCTCGCGCTGACGCTGGGCACCGGGGTCGGCTTTGCGTTCCTGATCGACGGACAATTTCCAGAGCTCTCGCCGGTGACTCATCTGGGCGCGCATTTCCCGCTGCGCTCCGATGGCCCGGAGTGCTGGTGCGGTCTCCAGGGATGCTTCGAGGCGCTTGTGTCGTCATCGGGCCTGCTCGAACGCATCCCGCCGGCGCTGCGCCCGCGAAGCTCCTCGGAGATATTCGCCGCCGCGCTGGAAAGCCCTCCGATCACCCAAGCCGTCAAGGAGTATCTCGACGACCTTCGCCTCGGCCTGGAGATATTCGCGCGCACGCTGGCGCCCGATGTGATCGTACTCGGCGGCGGCGTCTCCCATCGCCTCGGACATTATCTGAACGACCTTCAAATCACGATCCAGCCCTACGCCGGTTATCAGGCCGTGACGCGCATTTCCGAGCTTCAAGAATCCGCCGGCGTCATCGGCGCGGCCGCCCTGACCGCCGGGTAA
- a CDS encoding FAD-dependent monooxygenase → MSDTEVLIVGAGPTGLVLALFLTQAGVKPRIIEKNSGPGQASRAMVVQSRTLEFYRQLGFADEVVRRGIPMDAAHLWEGGREITQIKLGEIGQGLSPYPFVLSFPQDDHERLLGEQLTAAGVEIEWETELVEFHDTGDQVRAILRRGGAEEECVARYLCGCDGAHSAVRQGLGVGFPGGTYEQVFYVADVEALSGGADGHEFNFCLGANTLGLVFPIRSTGMNRLIGIVPSTLAGRTDLTFEDIRPSVEELVGIRVGAVNWFSTYHVHHRVAEHFRVGRAFLAGDAGHIHSPAGGQGMNTGIGDAVNLAWKLAAVLQNRAAESVLGAYEPERIAFARSLVATTDRVFQLGVGQGAGNQVLREWIIPHLAPFLLGFSRMREGAYRLVSQTRLHYPESPLSHGSAGDIHGGDRLPWVPGNNGSDNFTPLKSLDWQVHIYGEATQALREAAQSANLPLHSFPWTDHAADAGLKQGALYLVRPDGYVALADAHQDAKALGDYIARFRITTRA, encoded by the coding sequence ATGAGCGATACCGAAGTTCTGATTGTGGGGGCGGGGCCGACGGGATTGGTTCTGGCCTTGTTTCTCACCCAGGCGGGGGTGAAGCCGCGGATCATCGAGAAGAATTCCGGCCCTGGGCAGGCGTCCCGCGCCATGGTCGTTCAGTCCCGCACCCTGGAGTTCTATCGCCAGCTCGGCTTCGCGGACGAAGTCGTGCGGCGGGGGATCCCGATGGACGCGGCCCATCTCTGGGAGGGCGGCCGCGAGATCACGCAGATCAAGCTGGGGGAGATCGGGCAGGGGCTCAGCCCATACCCCTTCGTCCTCAGTTTTCCTCAGGACGACCATGAGCGCCTGCTGGGCGAGCAGTTGACGGCGGCCGGCGTCGAGATCGAATGGGAGACCGAGCTGGTGGAGTTCCACGACACAGGCGACCAAGTTCGGGCGATTCTCCGGCGCGGCGGCGCCGAAGAAGAGTGCGTCGCCCGTTATCTCTGTGGATGCGACGGCGCGCACAGCGCCGTTCGTCAGGGATTGGGGGTAGGGTTTCCTGGGGGGACCTATGAACAGGTCTTTTATGTGGCCGATGTCGAAGCGCTCAGCGGCGGCGCGGACGGTCACGAGTTCAATTTCTGCCTTGGGGCGAACACGCTGGGGCTGGTGTTTCCCATCCGCAGTACGGGCATGAACCGTCTGATCGGCATTGTTCCAAGCACGCTGGCGGGCCGGACCGATTTGACCTTCGAGGACATTCGGCCCTCCGTCGAGGAACTTGTCGGGATCCGTGTGGGCGCGGTGAACTGGTTCTCCACCTATCACGTCCACCACCGCGTGGCGGAGCATTTCCGGGTGGGCCGCGCCTTCCTCGCCGGCGACGCCGGCCATATCCATAGCCCCGCCGGCGGCCAGGGCATGAACACGGGAATCGGCGACGCCGTTAACCTCGCCTGGAAACTCGCCGCCGTTCTTCAGAACCGCGCCGCCGAGTCTGTTCTGGGCGCCTACGAGCCTGAACGCATCGCCTTCGCCCGCTCGTTAGTCGCGACAACGGATCGGGTGTTCCAGCTCGGAGTCGGGCAGGGAGCGGGCAATCAAGTCCTGCGCGAATGGATCATCCCGCACCTCGCCCCGTTCCTGCTCGGCTTTTCCCGAATGCGGGAAGGCGCCTATCGCCTCGTTTCCCAGACGCGTTTGCACTACCCCGAGAGTCCCTTGAGTCACGGAAGCGCCGGCGACATCCACGGCGGCGACCGCCTGCCCTGGGTTCCCGGGAACAACGGCTCCGACAACTTCACGCCATTAAAATCCCTTGACTGGCAGGTCCACATCTACGGGGAAGCGACCCAAGCCCTGCGCGAAGCCGCCCAGAGCGCCAATCTTCCCCTGCATTCGTTCCCCTGGACTGACCACGCGGCGGACGCCGGGTTAAAGCAAGGCGCACTTTATCTCGTCCGGCCCGACGGCTATGTCGCCCTGGCGGACGCCCACCAGGACGCCAAGGCGCTGGGCGATTACATCGCGCGCTTCAGAATCACGACGCGCGCATAA